In Ipomoea triloba cultivar NCNSP0323 chromosome 7, ASM357664v1, a single genomic region encodes these proteins:
- the LOC116024256 gene encoding putative F-box protein At1g30920 codes for MDDGTSPRDNSPITSIASLPQEIILKIFTTLPPKSALSLRCTSKFFNSFIPHPHFAFRILFSFSSETHPTNLYTVDYTTKESHGRLQPTSLQCSADELQRFKRLNGSSFADGKLCLLNTNGETSILDLSTRQHISLPQTLFEEPEPGDLGMKTFSGTALGFDPVSKRYKALKSELYLNIVDDYYLGVLKVLTLGVDESWRAVTTENSFIPRKPYASVQIDGIIYLISFKINSRDEQEIVVFDIGTENLISMIPFPYIFQHSGVTFSSWVKLNGRLAYIYVDVKERTRIFVCTLEKSMGPG; via the coding sequence ATGGACGACGGTACTTCCCCAAGAGATAATTCTCCTATTACTTCCATAGCTTCTCTTCCCCAAGAgataattctcaaaattttcaCCACTCTCCCTCCCAAATCTGCACTCTCTTTAAGGTGCACTTctaaattcttcaattctttcatCCCTCACCCGCACTTCGCGTTTAGAATCCTCTTCTCGTTCTCATCCGAAACCCATCCCACAAATCTGTACACTGTGGACTACACTACTAAAGAGAGCCATGGAAGGCTCCAACCCACCAGTCTCCAATGCTCAGCAGATGAATTGCAGCGTTTTAAACGACTGAATGGTTCAAGCTTTGCTGATGGCAAGCTTTGTCTGTTAAACACAAATGGAGAGACCAGTATCTTGGACCTTAGTACAAGACAACATATTTCTCTTCCCCAAACATTATTTGAGGAGCCAGAGCCCGGGGACCTGGGGATGAAAACGTTTTCCGGTACAGCCCTGGGTTTTGATCCGGTGTCGAAAAGGTACAAGGCTTTGAAGTCAGAATTATACCTTAATATTGTTGACGACTATTATCTGGGTGTGTTGAAGGTTTTAACTCTTGGGGTGGATGAATCATGGAGGGCGGTGACTACAGAAAACTCCTTCATCCCTCGCAAGCCCTATGCTAGTGTTCAAATTGATGGTATTATCTATTTGATAAGCTTTAAGATAAATTCCAGGGATGAACAAGAAATAGTTGTATTTGATATTGGAACAGAGAATTTAATTAGTATGATACCTTTTCCCTATATATTCCAACACTCAGGTGTGACATTTTCATCATGGGTGAAATTAAATGGTCGACTAGCTTATATTTATGTTGATGTAAAAGAAAGGACCCGGATATTTGTTTGTACTTTGGAGAAATCAATGGGACCAGGGTGA
- the LOC116024734 gene encoding F-box/FBD/LRR-repeat protein At1g13570 encodes MDSERDLISDLPQSIIEAILVKVPIRDAVMTSALSTKWRYKWSSITELVFDDRCVTTCYDKSVVESNLIHFITRCLFLHNGPIHKFALSSSYLPNTPDIDQWLLFLSRKDVKELSIELGEGEWFKAPSYFFSCKKLTHLELVRCELDPPLNFKGFMCLKHLNLQQVVIPPCDIENLISSCPLLENLELSYFDSLELTIRAPKLRYLNLEGEFKEICLENTPNLVGISVAMYMTDDIAEHFEQSSGCNFDKFLGNVPLIEHLTGHIYFTKYLSIGNDEGSNPMIYNHLKVLELYQVSFEDMKEIYVVLRLILSSPNLEQLLISGSTITASTDIHDLEIWEKGLPADCTFHKLKVVKISDFSAVLHEMAFIKFLLLNSPVLESMTIAPSFCIMDGKLKMLIELLSYRRTSPLATIKFVQEQA; translated from the exons ATGGATTCGGAGAGGGATTTGATAAGCGATTTGCCCCAAAGCATCATAGAAGCCATCCTGGTAAAGGTTCCAATAAGGGATGCTGTAATGACAAGCGCATTATCGACCAAATGGAGGTATAAGTGGTCGAGCATTACAGAACTTGTTTTTGATGATAGGTGTGTGACTACGTGCTATGACAAATCGGTTGTTGAGAGCAATCTTATTCACTTCATTACCCGTTGTTTGTTTCTTCACAACGGACCAATTCATAAGTTTGCATTGTCCAGTTCGTATTTGCCAAACACGCCTGATATAGATCAATGGCTGCTTTTCCTTTCACGGAAAGATGTAAAGGAATTGAGCATTGAGTTAGGAGAGGGTGAATGGTTTAAAGCTCCTTCTTATTTCTTTTCATGTAAGAAGTTAACTCATTTAGAGCTAGTTCGGTGTGAATTGGACCCTCCTCTGAATTTTAAGGGGTTCATGTGTTTGAAGCATCTCAATCTTCAACAAGTTGTCATTCCGCCATGTGACATTGAAAACCTCATCTCAAGTTGCCCGCTTCTCGAGAATTTGGAATTATCATACTTTGATAGTTTAGAGCTGACTATTCGAGCTCCAAAGCTCAGATATTTAAATTTGGAAGGTGAATTTAAGGAGATATGCCTTGAAAATACCCCGAATTTGGTTGGTATATCAGTTGCCATGTATATGACTGACGATATAGCAGAGCACTTTGAGCAAAGCTCGGGCTGCAATTTTGACAAGTTTCTTGGTAATGTCCCTCTTATTGAACATCTTACCGGGCATATTTACTTCACAAAG TATCTTAGTATAGGTAATGACGAAGGAAGCAATCCTATGATCTATAACCATCTGAAGGTTCTCGAACTTTATCAAGTTAGTTTTGAAGATATGAAAGAGATATATGTCGTTCTTCGCCTGATTTTAAGTTCCCCTAACTTAGAGCAACTTCTGATCTCG GGTTCCACAATCACAGCATCAACTGACATTCACGATCTGGAAATTTGGGAGAAAGGGTTGCCTGCTGATTGCACATTCCACAAACTGAAAGTCGTGAAAATATCTGATTTTTCTGCCGTGCTGCATGAAATGGCATTTATCAAATTTTTACTTCTGAATTCGCCAGTGCTCGAATCAATGACTATTGCACCGAGTTTTTGCATTatggatggaaaattgaagatGCTAATTGAGCTGCTGAGTTATCGCCGCACATCTCCTCTAGCTACAATCAAATTTGTTCAAGAACAAGCCTAG
- the LOC116024257 gene encoding putative F-box protein At1g30920 yields the protein MDCASSTPATSIASFPQEIILKILTCLPPKSALSFKCTSKFFHSFIPHPHFAFRILFSLESTNHLYTVGYTTEETHGSLQPTTLQCSAAEGDGKLCRWRLAGSSFADGKLCLLHKNGETTILDLSTRQHISLLSPIVESEPGCGYLWTNMLSGSALGFDPVSERYKVLRSELYGNNTHNYYHGVLKVSTLGVDNESWRTVTTENSFLPCKPMASVQIDGIIYLINFKINSRDEQEIAVFDIETENLIRVISFPYTFQHSTRYYSSWVKLNGRLAYIYIYVDVKERAQIFVCTLEKSMGPGWDKHEVPLTLEEAKIISQAKSVSFTTSSIGEIVFLIRGASLPLSILIYACGTQVWRKFEICGLPGYSPYENLRKIIVHVIEEKVYFSE from the coding sequence ATGGACTGCGCTTCATCAACTCCTGCTACATCCATAGCTTCTTTTCCCCAAGAGATAATCCTCAAAATTCTCACATGTCTCCCTCCCAAATCTGCACTCTCTTTCAAGTGCACTTCTAAATTCTTCCATTCTTTTATCCCTCACCCGCACTTCGCCTTTAGAATCCTCTTCTCCTTAGAATCCACAAATCATCTGTACACTGTGGGCTACACTACTGAAGAGACCCATGGAAGCCTCCAACCCACCACTCTCCAATGCTCAGCAGCAGAAGGAGATGGCAAGCTTTGCAGATGGCGACTGGCTGGTTCAAGCTTTGCAGATGGCAAGCTTTGTCTGTTACACAAAAATGGAGAGACCACTATCTTGGACCTTAGTACAAGACAACATATTTCTCTTCTCTCCCCAATTGTGGAGTCAGAGCCTGGGTGTGGGTACCTATGGACAAATATGCTTTCCGGTTCAGCCCTGGGTTTTGATCCGGTGTCGGAAAGGTACAAGGTTTTGAGGTCAGAATTATACGGTAATAATACCCACAACTATTATCACGGTGTGTTGAAGGTTTCAACTCTTGGGGTGGATAATGAATCATGGAGGACGGTGACTACAGAAAACTCCTTCCTCCCTTGCAAGCCCATGGCTAGTGTTCAAATTGATGGTATtatctatttgataaattttaagatAAATTCCAGGGATGAACAAGAAATAGCTGTATTTGATATTGAGACCGAGAATTTAATTAGGGTGATATCTTTTCCCTATACGTTTCAACACTCAACGAGGTATTATTCATCATGGGTGAAATTAAATGGTCGACTagcttatatttatatttatgttgaTGTAAAAGAAAGGGCCCAGATATTTGTTTGTACATTGGAGAAATCAATGGGACCGGGGTGGGACAAACATGAAGTTCCTCTTACATTAGAAGAGGCTAAAATCATTAGCCAAGCTAAATCAGTGAGCTTTACAACCAGTAGTATTGGGGAAATTGTGTTCTTGATTCGAGGTGCGAGTTTGCctctttcaattttaatttatgcatgtggaACACAAGTATGGAGAAAGTTTGAGATTTGTGGACTTCCTGGTTATTCACCTTATGAAAATTTGAGAAAGATTATTGTGCATGTTATTGaagaaaaagtatatttttctGAATGA